The Verrucomicrobiota bacterium DNA window CTCCAGCACGAAAGGCTGGGGTGGGGTTTTGAGGACAAATTTATTTAGGAGAAATGCTAAGGGGAGGGCAATGAGGATACCGATGAAATGCATGGCAAAGAGGGTGAGGGCCGCCCAGGTCGGGCCATAGACGGGCTCGACAAAGGCCCCGATAAGAAGGACGTAAACAGGGAGGCGTGCGGAGCAGCTCATGAGTGGGGCGATGAGGATGGTCGTCAGGCGGGCTTTAGGATCCTCGATCGTGCGGGTCGAGAGGATGCCCGGTATCGCGCATGCGTAGCTGGAGAGTAAAGGGACAAAACAGCGGCCATTGAGTCCGCACCAGCTAAAGAGTTTATCCATGAGGAATGCCGCGCGGGCCATGTACCCGGTGTCTTCGAGCAGGGAGATAAAGAAAAAGAGGATCAGGATCTGGGGGAGGAAAATCAGGACGGAGCCTACCCCGCCGATGATGCCATTGGTCACGAGGCTCTGGAGTGCCGGGGTTTGATCGAGGAAGGGGGCGACTTGGGCACTGACCCAGCCTGTCCCGGCATCGATGACGTCCATGAGGGGTCCAGCCCAGCTGTAGATGGACTGGAAAACTAGGTACATCATCCCGATAAAAATCAAAAGGCCCCAGACCCGGTGCGTGAGTAGGCGGTCGATGGACTCGGACTTTTGGGCGACGGGCTCCTCAGGGTGGATGATGGCATCACGGGTGAGGGCATTCAGGTGCTCGTAACGGATGAGGGCCTCCGTAGCGAGGGGATTATATCCGGCATGGACCAAGGAAGCGCGTGCGTTATCCAGGCATTTTTGTTTTTCAGCCGGGGGGAATCCCGCCCGGTCGAGGATGGATGAGCCCGAATCAAAGACGACCCGGCGCAGCTCGGAGGGGGACAGGGCGGGTAAACTATGCTGGGCGATTTGTTTGGCGACGACATCACTGGCGATATTCACACAGTCGGGCCAGACGATTTGCGCAGGTATGACCGGATGGGAGCAGATACCTTTGATAGATTTTTTCAGATCATCAATGCCAGTGCCTTTCCGGGCCACGACGGGAATCACCGGGATGCCCCCGAGCCTTTCGGAGAGGAGTGCTGTGTCGATCTTTAATCCCTGGTCCCCGGCGGCATCCATCATATTCAGCACGAGGATCGTGGGGATACTGATATCGGCGATCTGGGAAAAGAGGAATAAATTCCGCACGAGATTCGTAGCATCGGCGACGCAGATGACGCAATCGGGTCTCGCCAGCCCAGGGATATGCCCCGTTAATGCATCGACGGCGATCCGTTCATCCGAGGAAGAAGCGGCCAGGCTATAGGTGCCCGGGACATCCGTCACGTTAAAGGAGGTGCCTTCAAAAGAGAATTCCCCCGATTTTTTCTCCACGGTCACGCCGGGATAATTCCCCGTACGTTGGCGCACTCCGGTGAGGCGGTTAAAGAGGGTGCTCTTGCCGGTATTCGGGTTTCCGATGATGACAATATTATAAAGGGCTTTTTCTTGGGTGATCATAGTTCAAAAGGAGGAAAATGATGAGTGAGATGGGATTTTACTTGATTTGAATGCACTGGGCGTCAGCTTTGCGCAAGCTCAGGCGGCGTCCGGCAATCGAGATATTCATCGGGTCTCCTAGCGGGGCGACTTGCACGATCTCGACAGTGCTGCCGGGCAGTACCCCCATGGCCATGAGGCGTTGGGCGGTTTGATTCGTCGCATCGATATGGGTGATTTGCGCAATTTGCCCGGTGGCAAGTTGATTCAGTGTTTTCATGCTTTGGCGATGGAGTCCCAGACGGATTTGCAACCCTTTCGGATGGAGTGTGAGACGTTTTTTTGAATGTTACTGAGAGTGTTATCTTTTTTGCGGGTGGGTTTACGACGCTCCGGGCATTGGCAAGCGCGTGTGTCTAGGGGAGTCACAGACACCTTTTCGAGCAAGTCACGGCGAAATCCCACACGTGTGCCATGTAAACAAATGATGACAGGGTCACCATCGGTGAGGACCTCGACTTCGAGGCCTTCATGGAGCCCGAGGGCCCGGAGGCGTTTTGAATGGGGGAATGCATCATCGATATGCAAAATTTTTGCGACTTTGCCCTTATGGATTTGATGAAGGAATGTATTCACTTAATTGAGATTATGTCTCATAATAAAACACAATTGCGACCGAGTGTCAATAAGTGGAATAAACATTTTTATGATTTAATGATTTATTTCGGAGAAAATCACTCTTGGAACAGACGGGAAATTTTGAATCTCGAGGTACGGTCGATAGGGTGGCTATTTTATAAGTGACTATCATTCAGTATCTTATATTTTCACACCACTGTATTCGAGAAAAGATATTCCCGTGGATAATCGGTGCCCGGATTATTTTGAATCAGGAACGGGGGAGTCAGGGTTTTTATTTTCCGGTTTATCTTTCCTCCAATAATCGAGGGGAGGAAAAATAAAATCCCACGGGGCCTTAATAAAACGCCAGAACAATTTGCGTGTCAGGCTCACAGAGTCTTTAAATGGCCAGCGGAAAGCCCGGGCGGCTGTAAAAAGGGAGAGGAAAAAACTCACCCCGAGATTCAGCACGAACATCACGGCGATACCCGAGAGGGCTTTGATAAACCAACCGTCCATGAACCAAGCTTTCTCCAGTGATGCTGCCGCCAAGGCGAGGGTGCCTGTCGAGAGTGTCACATGCCGGACATCTAAGGGGATACCGAAAAAGAGCCCGAGGGAATGGGTCATACCGAGCATCATCCCCAGGGAGATATTTGTGGCGAGCGCGGCATTATTACGCTCGTAGTATCCGGATATTTTTTTGAGTTTTTCGGTCCCGAGCAAATTGCCCGAGCGGTGGTCGGAGATGCCTTGGGGGATACGGTGGTAGGTGGACCAGTTATCGAACCACCCCCCGATGAGGCTCGCCAGCCACAAGATCACCCCGGTGAGTGCCGCGTAAAAAACCGTCCCGCTGTCCAGAGGACTCAGGGTGGCATAAGTATGCTCTGCATAATCATGACTGAGGAAGGGAGTGCCGGCGAGCATGAGCCATAAAAAGCTGAAACAATAGGCGCCGATGGCGACGATCAAGACATTACCCGCTGCGGCGGCGACTTGTGTGTAGGCGACAGTCGGGGCGATGTCGATA harbors:
- a CDS encoding FeoA family protein, producing the protein MNTFLHQIHKGKVAKILHIDDAFPHSKRLRALGLHEGLEVEVLTDGDPVIICLHGTRVGFRRDLLEKVSVTPLDTRACQCPERRKPTRKKDNTLSNIQKNVSHSIRKGCKSVWDSIAKA
- the feoB gene encoding ferrous iron transport protein B, with protein sequence MITQEKALYNIVIIGNPNTGKSTLFNRLTGVRQRTGNYPGVTVEKKSGEFSFEGTSFNVTDVPGTYSLAASSSDERIAVDALTGHIPGLARPDCVICVADATNLVRNLFLFSQIADISIPTILVLNMMDAAGDQGLKIDTALLSERLGGIPVIPVVARKGTGIDDLKKSIKGICSHPVIPAQIVWPDCVNIASDVVAKQIAQHSLPALSPSELRRVVFDSGSSILDRAGFPPAEKQKCLDNARASLVHAGYNPLATEALIRYEHLNALTRDAIIHPEEPVAQKSESIDRLLTHRVWGLLIFIGMMYLVFQSIYSWAGPLMDVIDAGTGWVSAQVAPFLDQTPALQSLVTNGIIGGVGSVLIFLPQILILFFFISLLEDTGYMARAAFLMDKLFSWCGLNGRCFVPLLSSYACAIPGILSTRTIEDPKARLTTILIAPLMSCSARLPVYVLLIGAFVEPVYGPTWAALTLFAMHFIGILIALPLAFLLNKFVLKTPPQPFVLE
- a CDS encoding FeoA family protein; this translates as MKTLNQLATGQIAQITHIDATNQTAQRLMAMGVLPGSTVEIVQVAPLGDPMNISIAGRRLSLRKADAQCIQIK